GCGTGAACATCGGCCCGCCCACCACGTCCCCTGCGCCCCACAGGTACGGGCACGTGATGGACTGCATGGACGGCGTGACTGTCAGCCCCTGGTCGTTGTAGGCCGCGCCGATCACGTCCAGGCCCAGACCGTGCACGCGGGGCCGCTTGCCGGTGGCCACCAGCAGGTGCGTGCCGTCCACAGCCACGCCGCCCTGCAGGTGCAGCCGCACGCCGACCTCGGTGGGCTCCACGCGGGTGGCCTGCGCTCCCAGGTGCACCGTGAGGCCCTCGGCGCGCAGAGCCGTGAGCAGCGCCCGCGACGCCTCGGGCTCGTCCTTGGGGATCAGGCGTTCCGCGGCCTGCACGACCGTAACCCGGCTGCCCAGACGGGCCATGGCCTGCGAGAGCTCGCCGCCGATGGGGCCGCCCCCCAGGACAATTAGGTGCTCTGGGCGTTCCGGCACGTCGAAGACCGTCTCGTGCGTCAGGAAGGGAACGTCTCGCAGTCCCTCGAGGTCCGGCACGCTCACCTCGGAGCCCGTCGCGAGCACGAACTCCCCCGCCATGACGGTGCGGGTTCCCTGCGCGTGCGTGACCTCCAGCACGTGCGGGGACACGAAGGCCGCCTCGCCCGCGATGACGGTGATGCCACGCGCGGCGATGGCCTGCGGGGAATCCACCGGCTCGAAGTGGTCGATGACCCGGCGCACCTCCGCCCGGACCACGGCCCAGTCCGGCCGGCCGGTGACGTCCAGGCCCAGGGCGGCCGCGCCCCGGGCGGTGTGCACCCGCTTCGCGAGCGACAGCAGCGCCTTGGACGGCACGCAGCCGGTGAACAGGCACTCCCCGCCGGTGCGGTCGCGTTCCACCAGGATCACGCGCCGGCCCAGCGAGGCGGCCAGTCCGGCCGCCGTGAGGCCCGCAGAGCCGGCCCCGATCACGACCACGTCGGCCTTGAGCGGGGTGGTGCCGTGGTCGGTCGGTTGGGCCCAGACGAACGCCGGAGGGGTGGGATCGTGGGTCATCGTGGTGTTCTCCCTCCATCATCGTTCAAGGTATGTGCCGCCGTGGACATCTGGGCACAGCCCTGACG
This region of Deinococcus metalli genomic DNA includes:
- a CDS encoding dihydrolipoyl dehydrogenase family protein, producing the protein MTHDPTPPAFVWAQPTDHGTTPLKADVVVIGAGSAGLTAAGLAASLGRRVILVERDRTGGECLFTGCVPSKALLSLAKRVHTARGAAALGLDVTGRPDWAVVRAEVRRVIDHFEPVDSPQAIAARGITVIAGEAAFVSPHVLEVTHAQGTRTVMAGEFVLATGSEVSVPDLEGLRDVPFLTHETVFDVPERPEHLIVLGGGPIGGELSQAMARLGSRVTVVQAAERLIPKDEPEASRALLTALRAEGLTVHLGAQATRVEPTEVGVRLHLQGGVAVDGTHLLVATGKRPRVHGLGLDVIGAAYNDQGLTVTPSMQSITCPYLWGAGDVVGGPMFTHGATERGTLAGLGSVGWLGRAAARLRAPAGRVALIPWVTYTDPEIAHWGLTEAQAVARYGDRVTVVDYDFLHLDRAVTEGESGFVKLVALRGMLGSPVGLRVVGAQVVGSRAGELIQGLSVSPRLGVHPLRVALLPVSYPTFAEATRQTYLGLFTEGEHFGKARPGRADASV